A genomic region of Prionailurus bengalensis isolate Pbe53 chromosome D1, Fcat_Pben_1.1_paternal_pri, whole genome shotgun sequence contains the following coding sequences:
- the LOC122482489 gene encoding olfactory receptor 6M1-like: MDMQNQTTVTEFTLTAFPVIWKLQISLFVVLLFIYMLTLTGNIVIISLIWADNRLQTPMYFFLSNLSFLDILYTTSVTPKLLACLLEDRKTISFAACMIQIYFFFFLGTVEFILLAVMSFDRYVAICNPLRYTIIMNSNVCLLLVLGCWVGAFFSVLCPIIVVSRLPYCYKEISHFFCDIAPLLQAACIDTHFIEMINFLLSSLVLLTSLVLTIVSYTYIISTILRIPSAQGRQKAFSTCASHITVVSIAYGSNIFMYVRPSQSRSLDFDKVTAVMTVMVTPLLNPFIYSLRNEKVKEVLREAINKIISLLHKRT, translated from the coding sequence ATGGATATGCAAAATCAGACCACAGTGACTGAATTCACCCTGACTGCCTTCCCTGTTATCTGGAAGCTTCAGATCTCCCTCTTTGTGGTCCTCTTGTTTATTTACATGTTAACTCTCACAGGAAATATTGTCATCATTTCCCTAATATGGGCTGATAATCGCCTCCAAACCCCAATGTACTTCTTCCTCAGTAATTTGTcatttctggacattttatacaCTACCTCAGTTACCCCAAAGCTATTAGCTTGTCTTCTAGAGGACAGGAAGACCATATCTTTTGCTGCCTGCATGATTcaaatatactttttctttttcttggggaCAGTGGAGTTTATCCTCCTAGCGGTGATGTCCTTTGACCGCTACGTGGCCATCTGTAACCCCCTGCGCTATACCATCATCATGAACAGCAACGTCTGTCTCCTACTGGTTCTGGGATGCTGGGTAGGAGCCTTCTTCTCAGTGCTGTGCCCAATTATTGTGGTGTCCAGACTGCCCTACTGTTATAAAGAAATCAGTCATTTTTTCTGTGACATTGCCCCTCTGCTACAGGCGGCCTGCATAGACACTCATTTCATTGAGATGATCAACTTCCTCTTATCTTCCCTCGTCCTCCTGACCTCACTGGTACTCACCATTGTGTCTTACACCTATATCATTTCTACCATTTTGCGCATCCCCTCAGCCCAAGGACGTCAGAAGGCATTTTCCACCTGTGCTTCTCACATCACGGTCGTCTCCATTGCCTATGGGAGCAACATCTTCATGTATGTGAGGCCCAGCCAGAGCCGTTCGCTGGATTTTGACAAAGTGACTGCTGTCATGACTGTAATGGTGACCCCTCTTCTGAACCCTTTCATTTACAGTCTgagaaatgaaaaggtaaaagaaGTTTTGAgagaagcaatcaacaaaattatatcCTTATTACACAAGAGAACCTGA